The proteins below come from a single Brevundimonas sp. LM2 genomic window:
- a CDS encoding 5'-methylthioadenosine/S-adenosylhomocysteine nucleosidase (Enables the cleavage of the glycosidic bond in both 5'-methylthioadenosine and S-adenosylhomocysteine), with the protein MSGTYALANFGPLTALCVMAAEAEYGPALRTRIQPLITGVGPVEAAVSTTAALADLAREDRLPDVVICLGSAGSQTLEHGRVYWVDEVAYRDMDASVLGFPPGVTPFLDQPAVLTLASGPAGQPYARLATGGSVVSGEAYDAIDADMVDMETYAVVRAAARFDVPVLGLRGISDGKADLTGLSDWTDTLHVIDEGLAEALDLLKAEFERLTAPLPEET; encoded by the coding sequence GTGAGCGGGACTTACGCCCTTGCCAACTTCGGCCCGCTGACGGCCCTGTGCGTCATGGCGGCCGAGGCCGAATACGGCCCGGCGCTGCGGACGCGCATCCAGCCCCTGATCACCGGCGTCGGCCCGGTCGAGGCGGCGGTCTCGACCACGGCCGCCCTGGCGGACCTGGCGCGAGAGGACCGTCTGCCCGACGTCGTCATCTGCCTGGGCTCGGCCGGGTCCCAGACCCTGGAGCACGGCCGCGTCTATTGGGTCGACGAGGTCGCCTATCGCGACATGGACGCCTCGGTCCTCGGCTTCCCGCCCGGGGTCACCCCCTTCCTGGACCAGCCCGCCGTCCTGACCCTGGCCAGCGGCCCGGCCGGCCAGCCCTATGCGCGGCTGGCGACCGGCGGCAGCGTGGTCTCGGGCGAGGCCTATGACGCCATCGACGCCGACATGGTCGATATGGAGACCTATGCCGTGGTCCGCGCCGCCGCCCGGTTCGACGTGCCGGTCCTGGGCCTGCGCGGCATTTCGGACGGCAAGGCCGACCTGACCGGCCTGTCCGACTGGACCGACACCCTGCACGTGATCGACGAGGGCCTGGCCGAGGCCCTGGACCTGCTGAAGGCTGAGTTCGAACGCCTGACCGCCCCCCTGCCCGAGGAGACCTGA
- a CDS encoding RsmB/NOP family class I SAM-dependent RNA methyltransferase — translation MTPAARLASAAAIIDRISAGKAPAEAVLKTWGTENRYAGSKDRRAIADQVYKVLRARGRLVWAMGGREDGRALVIGALSLIDGLSVEEIEALHSGDGYGPKPLSKQERSRISMTADEVPGWVAAGLPEFVVEDFRTTFGDRWAEEAAGLMVPRAPIDLRVNGAKATVAEVVAELREAGLSPERTPWSAWGLRLSAEPPPNVQALEAFKAGRIEIQDEGSQIVCWLAGVEPGMAVVDYCAGGGGKTLGLAMQGLASGASRVEAAPADPERIWTPTGWVDAPKSKPKPATIAQAEGRLIACDVVQKRLDNIRPRLARAGVEAELIHLGPNGGGVEDIVGIADVVFVDAPCTGSGTWRRRPEDAWRLKPEEVDRMHSLQMAILARAAKLVKPGGRLVYVTCSMLRVENEATVDHFEEDHPSFAPVPIAEALGSSALSDAGRNTLAGLAQGHRLRMSPATTDTDGFFVALYERRA, via the coding sequence TTGACCCCCGCCGCCCGTCTCGCCTCCGCCGCCGCCATCATCGACCGCATCAGCGCGGGCAAGGCTCCGGCCGAGGCCGTCTTGAAGACCTGGGGGACCGAGAACCGCTACGCCGGCTCCAAGGATCGCCGGGCCATCGCCGATCAGGTCTACAAGGTCCTGCGCGCGCGCGGCCGTCTGGTCTGGGCCATGGGCGGGCGCGAGGACGGCCGGGCCCTGGTCATCGGCGCCCTCAGCCTGATCGACGGCCTGTCGGTCGAAGAGATCGAGGCCCTCCATTCCGGCGACGGCTATGGGCCCAAGCCCCTGTCCAAACAGGAGCGCTCGCGCATCAGCATGACCGCCGACGAGGTGCCCGGCTGGGTCGCCGCCGGCCTGCCCGAGTTCGTGGTCGAGGACTTCAGGACCACCTTCGGCGATCGCTGGGCCGAGGAGGCCGCCGGCCTGATGGTGCCCCGGGCCCCGATCGACCTGCGGGTCAACGGGGCCAAGGCCACCGTCGCCGAGGTCGTGGCCGAGCTGCGCGAAGCGGGCCTGTCGCCCGAACGCACCCCCTGGTCCGCCTGGGGCCTGCGCCTCTCGGCCGAGCCCCCGCCCAACGTCCAGGCGCTGGAGGCCTTCAAGGCCGGCCGGATCGAGATCCAGGACGAGGGCAGCCAGATCGTCTGCTGGCTGGCGGGCGTGGAGCCCGGCATGGCCGTCGTCGACTATTGCGCCGGGGGCGGGGGCAAGACCCTGGGCCTGGCCATGCAGGGGCTGGCCTCCGGCGCCTCGCGCGTCGAGGCGGCGCCGGCCGATCCCGAGCGTATCTGGACCCCGACCGGCTGGGTCGATGCGCCGAAATCGAAGCCCAAGCCCGCGACGATCGCCCAGGCCGAGGGCCGGCTGATCGCCTGCGACGTGGTGCAGAAGCGGCTGGACAACATCCGGCCCCGCCTCGCCCGCGCCGGCGTCGAGGCCGAGCTGATCCACCTGGGCCCGAACGGCGGCGGGGTCGAGGACATCGTCGGCATCGCAGACGTGGTCTTCGTCGACGCCCCCTGCACCGGCTCCGGCACCTGGCGGCGCCGGCCCGAGGACGCCTGGCGGTTGAAGCCCGAGGAGGTCGACCGCATGCATTCGCTGCAGATGGCGATCCTGGCGCGGGCCGCGAAACTGGTGAAGCCCGGCGGCCGGCTGGTCTATGTGACCTGCTCGATGCTGCGGGTCGAGAACGAGGCCACGGTGGACCATTTCGAGGAGGACCATCCGTCCTTCGCCCCGGTCCCCATCGCCGAGGCCCTGGGCAGTTCGGCCCTGAGCGACGCGGGTCGCAACACCCTGGCCGGTCTGGCCCAGGGCCATCGCCTGCGGATGTCGCCGGCGACGACCGACACGGACGGCTTCTTCGTCGCCCTGTATGAGCGGCGGGCGTGA
- a CDS encoding MAPEG family protein yields the protein MSDAWVLVTTPELTMLAATLVLAFVLLFLPAAGRTMANGIDWNAGPRDGVPARPGIVTQRLERAQANMWETLPLFIGAVLIAHVTGEDGPLTFWGTQAFFWARLVYIPLYAFGVPFVRSFVWLIAMGGLVAVFAALFT from the coding sequence ATGAGCGACGCCTGGGTCCTGGTCACCACGCCCGAGCTGACCATGCTGGCCGCGACCCTGGTGCTGGCCTTCGTCCTGCTGTTCCTGCCCGCCGCCGGCCGGACGATGGCCAACGGCATCGACTGGAACGCCGGACCCCGCGACGGCGTGCCGGCCCGGCCGGGGATCGTCACCCAGCGGCTGGAGCGGGCCCAGGCGAACATGTGGGAGACCCTGCCGCTGTTCATCGGGGCGGTGCTGATCGCCCATGTGACCGGCGAGGACGGGCCCCTGACCTTCTGGGGCACTCAGGCCTTCTTCTGGGCGCGACTGGTCTATATTCCGCTGTACGCCTTCGGGGTGCCGTTCGTGCGCTCCTTCGTCTGGCTGATCGCCATGGGCGGTCTGGTCGCCGTCTTCGCCGCTCTTTTCACCTGA
- the guaB gene encoding IMP dehydrogenase, with the protein MEIREGLTFDDVLLEPGPSEIMPAEADVSTRLTRDIRLNIPLTSSAMDTVTESRLAIAMAQAGGLGVLHRNMTVQEQADQVREVKRFESGMVINPVTIRPDTTLGEVREIVARRKISGFPVVDDSGRLVGILTNRDIRFDTDPSRKAAELMTTENLVTVREGAGRDEARSLLRTRKIERVIVVDEAYRATGLITMKDIEKAQAHPHAAKDEQGRLLVGAASTVGDAGYERSMALAEAGVDVVVIDTAHGHSVQVSRAVERIKRENNRVQIIAGNVATYDGARALIDAGADAVKVGIGPGSICTTRIVAGVGVPQLTAIMEAVRAAKDSGAPVIADGGIKYSGDLAKAIAAGASVAMMGSMFAGTDESPGEVFLYQGRSYKSYRGMGSVGAMGAGSADRYFQKEVEDSQKLVPEGIEGQTPYKGPIAPVLHQMVGGLRAAMGYVGAATIADFQDRARFVRITGAGLRESHVHDVMITREAPNYRQG; encoded by the coding sequence ATGGAGATTCGCGAAGGGCTCACCTTCGACGATGTTTTGCTCGAACCCGGCCCGTCCGAGATCATGCCCGCGGAAGCGGACGTCTCGACCCGTCTGACGCGCGACATCCGACTGAACATTCCCCTGACCTCGTCTGCCATGGACACGGTCACCGAGAGCCGGCTGGCCATTGCCATGGCCCAGGCCGGCGGTCTGGGCGTGCTTCACCGCAACATGACGGTGCAGGAACAGGCCGATCAGGTCCGCGAGGTGAAGCGGTTCGAAAGCGGCATGGTCATCAACCCGGTGACGATCCGCCCCGACACCACCCTGGGCGAGGTCCGCGAGATCGTGGCGCGGCGCAAGATCTCGGGCTTCCCGGTGGTCGACGACAGCGGCCGTCTGGTCGGCATCCTGACCAACCGCGACATCCGCTTCGACACCGACCCCAGCCGCAAGGCGGCCGAGCTGATGACCACCGAGAACCTGGTCACGGTGCGTGAAGGCGCGGGCCGCGACGAGGCGCGCTCGCTGCTGCGGACCCGCAAGATCGAACGCGTCATCGTGGTGGACGAGGCCTATCGCGCCACCGGCCTGATCACGATGAAGGACATCGAGAAGGCCCAGGCCCATCCCCACGCCGCCAAGGACGAGCAGGGCCGGCTGCTGGTCGGGGCCGCCTCGACCGTCGGCGACGCGGGCTATGAGCGCTCGATGGCCCTGGCCGAGGCCGGGGTCGACGTGGTGGTGATCGACACCGCCCACGGCCACTCGGTGCAGGTCAGCCGGGCCGTCGAACGCATCAAGCGCGAGAATAACCGGGTCCAGATCATCGCCGGCAACGTCGCCACCTATGACGGGGCCCGCGCCCTGATCGATGCGGGAGCCGATGCGGTCAAGGTCGGGATCGGCCCGGGCAGCATCTGCACCACCCGCATCGTGGCGGGCGTCGGCGTGCCCCAGCTGACCGCCATCATGGAGGCCGTGCGCGCGGCCAAGGACTCTGGCGCCCCGGTCATCGCCGATGGCGGGATCAAATATTCGGGCGACCTGGCCAAGGCCATCGCGGCCGGGGCCTCGGTCGCCATGATGGGGTCGATGTTCGCCGGCACCGACGAAAGCCCGGGCGAGGTCTTCCTGTACCAGGGGCGCAGCTACAAGTCGTACCGGGGCATGGGCTCGGTCGGGGCCATGGGGGCCGGCAGCGCCGACCGCTATTTCCAGAAGGAAGTCGAGGACAGTCAGAAACTGGTCCCCGAAGGCATCGAGGGCCAGACCCCCTACAAGGGGCCGATCGCTCCGGTGCTGCACCAGATGGTCGGGGGCCTGCGCGCCGCCATGGGCTATGTCGGGGCCGCCACCATCGCCGACTTCCAGGACCGGGCGCGCTTCGTGCGCATCACCGGCGCGGGCTTGCGCGAAAGCCATGTCCACGACGTGATGATCACGCGCGAGGCCCCCAACTACAGGCAGGGGTAG
- a CDS encoding DUF2061 domain-containing protein yields the protein MVVTIARSVRSLALKIASYGVMHLVVAMLVAFAITRDWRMALAIGAIEPFFQTIAYSVHDRIWHRIEHRRIRSGMEEASEAVTARLDVMNAEEQARAHGHHGHSHALPSLKKIAVKTVTYGLMHFVVAVSVAFAITQDIRVALTVGVIEPLVQMVFFAIHDRLWTQREARRSAATQPA from the coding sequence ATGGTCGTCACGATTGCCAGATCCGTCCGGAGCCTCGCGCTCAAGATCGCCAGCTACGGCGTGATGCATCTGGTCGTGGCGATGCTGGTGGCCTTCGCCATCACCCGCGACTGGCGCATGGCCCTGGCCATCGGCGCGATCGAGCCCTTCTTCCAGACCATCGCCTATTCGGTCCACGACCGCATCTGGCACCGGATCGAGCACCGCCGCATCCGCAGCGGGATGGAGGAGGCCAGCGAGGCCGTCACGGCCCGCCTGGACGTGATGAACGCCGAGGAACAGGCCCGGGCCCACGGCCACCACGGCCACAGCCACGCCCTGCCCTCGCTGAAGAAGATCGCGGTCAAGACCGTGACCTACGGCCTGATGCATTTCGTCGTGGCGGTGTCGGTGGCCTTCGCCATCACCCAGGACATCCGCGTCGCCCTGACGGTGGGTGTCATCGAGCCTCTGGTGCAGATGGTCTTCTTCGCCATCCACGACCGGCTGTGGACGCAGCGCGAGGCCCGGCGCTCGGCCGCGACCCAGCCGGCCTGA
- a CDS encoding DUF2332 domain-containing protein: MREAEVRAAFAKQAAICTASGAPFTGRVCGLIGARVDRSGPIGRRLLDWPGNPSHEGDALPLRLAGGLHALARSGLDPALSAVYPPQVAPSADDRLWAVVSRSLKDQAARIDPWLNGPPQTNEVGRCNALMAGLLVLADRFGLPFALYELGASAGLNTQPDRYGYRLGTTQAGDPASPVQLRPEWRGTSPPGAEVSVIRRAGVDRRPLDPSDLETHATLSAYVWADQGERLARLEAALAIAAANDMRIETGDAAEWLERTLSLDPEPGVCRVVIHTIAFQYFPSATQARVRARIEQAGGGAHRAGPLAWLRYEAEASGFERQPVLRLTLWPGGEERALAHGHPHGTWLDWL; this comes from the coding sequence ATGCGCGAAGCCGAGGTCCGGGCCGCCTTCGCCAAACAGGCGGCGATCTGCACCGCGTCGGGCGCCCCGTTCACCGGTCGGGTCTGCGGCCTGATCGGCGCGCGGGTGGATCGATCCGGCCCGATCGGGCGGCGTCTGCTGGACTGGCCGGGCAATCCTTCGCACGAGGGCGATGCCCTGCCGCTGCGCCTGGCGGGGGGGCTGCACGCCCTGGCGCGATCAGGCCTCGACCCCGCGTTGAGCGCCGTCTATCCGCCCCAGGTCGCGCCGTCCGCTGATGACCGTCTGTGGGCGGTGGTGAGCCGATCTCTCAAGGACCAGGCCGCGCGTATCGATCCTTGGCTGAACGGTCCGCCGCAGACCAATGAGGTCGGCCGCTGCAATGCCCTGATGGCGGGGCTGCTGGTGCTGGCGGACCGCTTTGGACTGCCGTTCGCCCTGTATGAACTGGGGGCCAGCGCCGGGCTGAACACCCAGCCGGACCGGTACGGCTATCGGCTGGGCACCACCCAGGCCGGCGATCCGGCCTCTCCGGTCCAGCTGAGGCCGGAATGGCGCGGGACCTCGCCACCCGGGGCCGAGGTCTCGGTGATCCGGCGCGCGGGGGTGGATCGCCGGCCGCTCGATCCCTCGGACCTGGAAACGCATGCCACCCTGAGCGCCTATGTCTGGGCGGACCAGGGCGAGCGCTTGGCCCGTCTGGAGGCGGCCCTGGCCATCGCCGCGGCGAACGACATGCGCATCGAGACGGGGGATGCCGCTGAATGGCTGGAGCGCACCCTGTCCTTAGACCCCGAGCCCGGTGTCTGCCGGGTCGTCATCCATACGATCGCCTTTCAGTATTTCCCGTCCGCCACCCAGGCGCGGGTCCGGGCCCGGATCGAACAGGCGGGGGGCGGTGCCCATCGCGCCGGTCCCCTGGCCTGGCTGCGCTACGAGGCGGAGGCGTCCGGGTTCGAACGACAGCCGGTGCTGCGTCTGACCCTCTGGCCCGGCGGGGAGGAGCGGGCTCTGGCGCACGGCCACCCGCATGGAACGTGGTTGGACTGGCTTTGA